DNA from Daucus carota subsp. sativus chromosome 1, DH1 v3.0, whole genome shotgun sequence:
TAAAATGCACCAAGCTAAAAATATAGGTACACAGTGTGCAATTTATTCTATAAATCATTGCACAAGCACAATATAGTGAAAATCATTACAGCCTCTTTTTCCGAGTAAAAAGTCATTACAACCTTACTCatcaaagaaataaaagatgatgatttgcttaaggggtcatttgtaaacatgcatttcatttcaaaatgatttcaaatgatagaatttgagttgtcatttcaaattgtcAGATTTATAGTAACATTTGAATgtgtggatttcaaatgaaatccaaatccaaatttccaaacaagttatttgatcaaatccagaatttcaaatgaaatcctgGTTCCCAAACAGGCCATGACAAATAGACGATTATTTGTTCgaatttaaaaatcttaaaattgctTAAAAAACTGGTAGATATGGTTGTTGATCTCATCCGGCTTTTCTTCATTGATGAAGTGGGCAGTTCCTTCCGTTACAACCACTTCCTGCAGCAATGGAACATATTTCTGGAACTCGCCCTTGTGTATAAAATCCTTGGCGCCAGGCATATTGTAAACCAAGTCAAATTCGCCAACGATATGTTTTGCCGGTACCATCACCTGAGCTCCGGTCCAAGGCGCGGTAAGCTCCCATGTCCTGCAGCCAAGCATTAAAAGGCTTTTTAGCTGCGGTCCCCTTTAACGTTAACGTAGCTTCGTCCCTACTAATGATCACAGTGAAAGTAACTCCATTCGTCAGTAAATTTTGAGTATACTAATGATCGAAAGTAGCTTCATTCGTGAAAATAACTTTATTCGTTGGTGGAGTTTTGAGTATGTTATTATAGTGTTATATCGTCTTCTTGATTTTTATTACAATCTTGTGTAGGAATTGAGTTGAATTAAATTTGGTACTAATATAAATACTCCTTGTTTATTTCAATGTTGAAACTTTGATAAGAATTTCGCataattatttcataaattaaattatttgagttttaaaatttaaaacaaaagttttcttagtattataattttgatagCGAAATAAtcgttatattataaaatcttgattACGTATAaatcttttaataataataataataataataattatattattatttttattatttagatttattattattattattattaaaaaatttaaataataagaataataatataataattattattaaataaaaagtcTAAATAATGATAACAAAATTTGAACAAGGAGTTCACTTATCAACAAAGGAGTTCACTCAGCAACAAGAAGACAACAAAGACCACAAAGAGTATAAATTGTTGGGCGTGCTAAGATAAGTGAACAACAGATAAACACAGAGGTCAAAAACAAACATCTGCTTAATATAAATCATTGCACAAGCCCAATATAGGGAAAATCATTACAACCTTATTcattaaaaagaaataaaagatgATGATTTGCTTAGTAGAAAATCAATCTCAAGATGGAAAACTGACGATTATTTGTTCGaaattaaaaatcttaaaattgctTTAAAAACTGGTAGATATGGTTGTTGATCTCATCTGGCTTTTCTTCATTGATGAAGTGGGCAGTTCCTTCCATTACAACTACTTCCTGCAGCAATGGAACATATTTCTGGAACTCGCCCTTGTGTATAAAATCCTTGGCGCCAGGCATATTGTAAACCAAGTCGAATTCGCCAACAATATGTTTTGCCGGTACCATTACCTGAGCTCCGGTCCAAGGCGCGGTAAGTTCCCATGTCCTGCAGCCAAGCATTTAACGGTTTTTAATTAGTTGCTACATATCCGTAATATATTTACATTACACTTGCTAGGATATTGTTGGAATGGTCATAGAGAGACATTACTTACGAGTCAAAAGCTCGGTAATAATTGAGAGGACCAGTAAAGCCGGTTTGCTCGTACTTGGTGGAATAATAGTTGAGATCATCTTCGGATAACCAAGATGGCAGGGGAGAATCTGTAGAGTCTCCATTGAAACCCTTCCCCTTAGGGAAGAACCATGGAGCAGGATCACGGTGTGAcaaaaatttcttcaaaaatgtTTTTGTACCGATATTATTTGCGATTTCGGCTTCCATACCCCCCGGTTCCTGCAACATGACATGTTAAGGTTTTTAAACACGAGCTATATCTTGGTAATGAATTAGTTATAGAATCTTTGCATATTAGAAAtacaataaaatttcaaattccgCCCCGATTtgtttttccaattttttttttcaaattatgaaatgattatgttaatcaaataatttatatgcaTAAGAATCTCATTATATTAGTGTTCGTggaaacaatatatattattacctAAAATCTGTGAACAATTTTTGggtatcaaaatattttcatCATGATGCTCACAAAAAAATCTGAACATACAAAAATGGAAAGTTTAtaaatctttatatatttaaaataggaaagtttataaatttatatatcttgCCAAGTGGATCTCATCTCTGAATATGGAAACACAAAAGGTAGGTAACGTATAACATAGATGAAAAATACACAAATGTCGCTCTACCACTCGTTTTCAAAGAGTACATTCATCTCAAAACAATCAACATGAGATTGTCCGCCCAAATTAAACTAAATCGCTCGAGCTaaatctcaaaatttcaatGTCTTATTATTATCCGAAAAGAGAATCTACATTGGTTTTAAACCGCAACAAAGTAAACTATGATATGACAAGAGTGATGATGACTAACCTGGAATCTAACCATGTAATGATCCTCCCCATACAAAGCTTTCATTGCATCAATGACTTTAAAATCCGGATTCCTCGGCAAATAATGAATACTCAAGCTCACCAAAGCCTTCACTTTATCCGGCCTAAACAAACTCAAATGCCACGCAATATACGCACCCCAGTCATGCGCCACCACAAACACCTTCTCCTTCGGCGCCACCACGTCCAGCAACGCCACCAGGTCGCCGACGACATACGGCACGCTGAACTTGGACGGGTCATCGAGTGGGGCCCCCGTGGTGTCTCCGTAGCCACGGAGATCAGGCGCCACCGCGCGGTAGCCGTGGGAGGCGAGGAAATGGATCTGGTGGCGCCAGGAGTACCAGAGCTTGGGGAAGCCGTGGATGAAGAGGACGGTGGGGCCCTGGCCCTTTTCGGCTACGTGGATGTTGAGGCCATTGGCGCTGATCGTTCTGTGCTCAATGCCTTCCATGTTTGACTTAAAAGTGAgcttttttagtattattttgTGGGCGCAAGGCAGTGGTGAACAAGAGATAACAGGTGGTTAATTATTTATAGATGATGGAGCCTCTGCCGCTCTGCGTATTGTAACGTATGGATAAGTTCTAGAAGTTGGGCCGGTTGTGCTACATTCGGAGTTCAGCCCAGAAAGTTTTTATGGAATTAAGGAGCACAAATGGTTTCTGTTTTTATGAATGATTATATTTGGTGAATCATGTAAATCTGTAATAAATGTCACCGTCCTTCATTACCAGAAAAAATACattctatatattataattagaaataataataatattttatatttaaaatatatccaATCAATATTATCAATatcatcaaaacaaaatatgttagagcatctctaatAATGAGAAACACTTTAAGCATccccaaccatctaaaacccttggctaaaaggtgagttgacatacttaaaataaaaaaatttagccaacagctccaaaaactcaactccaaccatactcagctgttgtctataaatttagccaatctCCTAtgaatggctaaatttgtcgaatctctacagatctgtaagaaaatctgtaggaagattgtacatcatttattaccatattgaactgatatattctattttaacgatttaaaatattaataacatactacttttaaattatagccaaccaatatagccaatacaattgaagcaaaatgtcttacatgtccagcaaattttacataatgtcttacaagtccaatttagccaacgattatagccaacgcagttggagatgctcttaactaAAAGTCCAGTTTTataccaaatttaaaaattatagtcaatgcCAAAAAAAACAACACTCCAAACATAGCAAACCCTGGTCTATAATTATAATCACcccctatggatgactatatttgtcgaaccattagtgaattccacgtcatctcccataatttattttcctccttcccgctgcttacaaattatttattaccatattaaactgatatattctatttataacaatctaaatattaataaaatactatttttaaattataacccaccaatatagccaataccattgaagcacaatgtattacaggttcagcaaattttacataatgtcttacaggtctaaTTTAGACAGCAATTATTGTCAAttccattggagatgctcttacaggttcaacaaattttacgtaACATCTTATATTCTCAATTTAACCCACCATTATAACTAACttcattagagcatctccaatggtgttgactataattgttggctaaattggatctgtaagacattatgtaaaatttgacgAACCTATAAGATATTGTGCTTCAATGATATTGGTTATATTgtttggctataatttaaaaatagtatattattaatatttagattgttataaatagaatatatcaggttaatatggtaataaataatatgtaatcagtgggaaaagaggaaaataaattgcgggagatgacgtggaattcgctacagatctgtagcggatcgacaaatatagccatccatagaggggatggctataattatacacaaggagatgctcttaaagatattctaatttagggtctgtttgagagtgctgttaaaaattctTTTGCGGTCAGAAAAAATGCTGGTAAAAATAATGTTGTAAAAATCAGATAAGTGTTTGGTAACTTTTTCGAcatttgcttattttgagttataatataaattttttttatgaggtttcataatgaaatttataacagcTTCCTGCAAAAGTTGAAatcagctttttccaaaagcatggggaCCTGCTTTttttaaaagcagcttttcaacTAAAAATGCTGTTAAAAAAGCtgtttttagatttatcaaacaatttttcacCTACTTTTCAGCAAAATACTGTTATGACTGTCTACAACAGCAATCCCAAATATTACCTTAGTCATAATTTAGTCAACCCACTAAAAATGTTCTAAGAAAACAAAGTGCGTATAATTTGGACGTGAGCCGGATAATCCCAGCGACGGAATTAATTTTGGACGTAAGTTGTTAGATGGACCTGAGTACGATGAATTTCATCGTTTGAAATTTATGTTAACCGGAAAAGGTTAGTtaagattattatatttaaattattttcccaAATTCTAGTTGAGCATATTTGATTTGTACATCAATAATAATGAGACTCTAGTATATAAACCAATCAATTAATCAGTCATTTGTTTGTCATCAGATATGCTTACAAAACGGTTcgaagaaaataaaatacatattcaGCTCATTGGGAACAACAATTATTTGCAGATATGCTTCCATAGTCATCAGATACATTTCAAACTGATTCCAAAACTTGAGGTCGTGGCCTCACATGCAAATAACGGTAACCAGAATCAAGACACGCTCCAACTAGGCATCTACCAGTGTTCATACAATAACACATTGAATACAATAACACattgatattttcaaatatcacTCAGCACGGGGCTTGGCCTGTCTTAGAGTAACATTATACAAGCTAGTTCATATGCTTGAACATAAAAACATCACACTTTGATCTGAAAAGCAATAAAGAAGAGTATGAAATGATAAGGCAGAAAGGTTAGTCAAAGCTCAAAAGTAGTGCAAAGTCAGTAATTTAAGCATGAATGCAATTTTAAGAGGTGACAAAGAAGTTCACTTCCAAAGCATGCAACTTTTTACATGGAGAGAAACGAATGCATGCTCAAAAGTCACAATTTACTACATCTTCATTCTTTTAATTGAGATAAAATCATCGACCTCTTGTTAGCGAGAGAAAAGGAGACACGATGTTACAGATTTTAACATAGTAATCTAGGTGACCAAATAAATTGGCATAGGAGAGCTGGCGGAGACCCTGTGGTGCTGCTCAACGTTAATATCCCTAAGACTAATATAGGGCAAACTGTCCATTTCATCCCTCATGGCCGGAGAACGTGGACAAGACGCCGGCCGGCTGGTTGTCCGGTACGGAGTGGTGGACCCACTCCGACTCTCCGTGGTGTAAACCGGCGGCGGCGCTGAGAAGCCAATGCACTGGACTCCTCCACCATTCTGAGAGCTGCTGCTGTGGTGGACTTGCGGGGTCCACTTGCCTCTAAAGAAGTGAAGAGCATGTTTCCACCAGCGCTTGTTGTTTTTGGTGCTGTGTTTGTTCTTCTTGATGATTTTGGAGGAGTCTAGGTCATGCGAAATGGTGGGCTTTTGGAGCTTCAAATGGAGCCCATCTATGGATCTTCCTGCTCTTGACGCTCCTTTCCTCTGCTTTCTTGCTTCTTCCACCACCTATTCAGTAATTTATCACAAAAAGCTGTCAAATTCACGATGAAAGGCTTAATTCTCAGACGTTAATAGTTCTCGATGTCAAATATAAGGTCGTACATGtcaagttaaatatttttttcgataGATCGAATAAAAGGAGGTTTAAAGAGAGTAAATAACCTGGAAATAATCGAAATGTGGGTGGAAGCCGTAATCGCTGAAATGCTGGGCATCAGGCATTTGGAATACCGGAGACTTGTTCGCCATGCTAATATGTggaataacttataagtcgttTTTGAGAACCCTTTTCTCTTGAGTTGTAGTTTCAAAGACTGACCATTTGAGCTAGAGAGAGAGGAGTGAAGATGCAAAATGAGCAATGGGACTCAGATTTGAACGGGGCGGGGCTCAACCAAGAGTACTCTTGATATAGGCACAAAGCCACAAATAAAGTGTAGTATTATAAGTTTATAAAAGTTTATAATGCATTTGCAAGGGAACAAGAAAGATTCTTGTGCACACATTTCTAGCTCTTCTCATAGTTTTTTTAATTCTCTGGTATCATTCCCCCTTAAATTTCAAAGTTGAAGACATTTTTTAAGTGCTAGATCTATACCATGGGTAATGCTATTTATCACGGGAGTGATGCAACACGCAATATAACTAATCTTCCTCTTTTGTTTGATTCGTGATAATCCACGCCTCTTGTTACATTTGACTGCTGAATCAAAGTTGTAGAATAAAAACTCCtgaaattttcataatttattctCATTCGGGATTCTAATTTTAACTGATCAATTAAACCTTATAACTCCTATCAATTAACTCTTATACGTCAGTCTATCTAGTTACTGTCATACCGTGTAAATTATCAAGTGACACgataatttttgaatgaaagtctatacaaaagttattttattaaatactgtATCAAATTCTATAGAAAAAACTTGATGATTAAGACATATATGTTCTTATGTGCCGCTATGAAATAACAACAAACTTAATAAATCTGAATTTAAACTTTCATCATTCCGGGGTCATAAGGGATGCCAGCAACCGGAATCCATGCATCACCCTGGAAGAAACTCGCAGCAGTGAATTGGGAAATAACTTGTGGAGATACATTCTTTTGGACACCTTTCCATGTCACTCTCTTCGAGGTGTCCGATCCGGGTCCTCGGTTCTGATACTCAACATAATAGCAAGTGTCCTGTCCGAAATTACCTGTCCATGGAGACCATCCATCGGGAGCAATATTCGAGTCGATAAAAGATTGCATCACAATTGTCCTCGAAAATTCTTTCCATGGACGACCCAAATAGGATTTGATGGGAGGATTTGCTTGCATGAATGCTGGCTCA
Protein-coding regions in this window:
- the LOC108198249 gene encoding uncharacterized protein LOC108198249 produces the protein MANKSPVFQMPDAQHFSDYGFHPHFDYFQVVEEARKQRKGASRAGRSIDGLHLKLQKPTISHDLDSSKIIKKNKHSTKNNKRWWKHALHFFRGKWTPQVHHSSSSQNGGGVQCIGFSAPPPVYTTESRSGSTTPYRTTSRPASCPRSPAMRDEMDSLPYISLRDINVEQHHRVSASSPMPIYLVT
- the LOC108205917 gene encoding uncharacterized protein LOC108205917 isoform X2, translated to MEGIEHRTISANGLNIHVAEKGQGPTVLFIHGFPKLWYSWRHQIHFLASHGYRAVAPDLRGYGDTTGAPLDDPSKFSVPYVVGDLVALLDVVAPKEKVFVVAHDWGAYIAWHLSLFRPDKVKALVSLSIHYLPRNPDFKVIDAMKALYGEDHYMVRFQEPGGMEAEIANNIGTKTFLKKFLSHRDPAPWFFPKGKGFNGDSTDSPLPSWLSEDDLNYYSTKYEQTGFTGPLNYYRAFDSTWELTAPWTGAQVMVPAKHIVGEFDLVYNMPGAKDFIHKGEFQKYVPLLQEVVVTEGTAHFINEEKPDEINNHIYQFFKQF
- the LOC108205917 gene encoding uncharacterized protein LOC108205917 isoform X1, whose protein sequence is MEGIEHRTISANGLNIHVAEKGQGPTVLFIHGFPKLWYSWRHQIHFLASHGYRAVAPDLRGYGDTTGAPLDDPSKFSVPYVVGDLVALLDVVAPKEKVFVVAHDWGAYIAWHLSLFRPDKVKALVSLSIHYLPRNPDFKVIDAMKALYGEDHYMVRFQEPGGMEAEIANNIGTKTFLKKFLSHRDPAPWFFPKGKGFNGDSTDSPLPSWLSEDDLNYYSTKYEQTGFTGPLNYYRAFDSTWELTAPWTGAQVMVPAKHIVGEFDLVYNMPGAKDFIHKGEFQKYVPLLQEVVVMEGTAHFINEEKPDEINNHIYQFLKQF